The nucleotide window GTTCAAAGGATGCTAACAAGTTAGCTGTTAATAGATTATAAGTAGCTGTACCCTATTGTATAATCAGTGTCAGAAATCAGTGACGTCTTTAGAGTAATATAAGAAAACCCTTTGTTCGTTTTCATGAAAATAACTGGGCTCAATAAAAAGTGCAGTTGTTGACAaagatctatttctttcttctgaaAAGAAATAATTGAATATCTCATGCTTTCCACCTGTCAAGTGAAGTCCAAGCAGAATAAGGAGTAATTTCTGAGGTTCTCGTGATAACCGATATTACAACGAAATACAAAAGGGCAAActaatttgttgttttttttcgttttatttttctctatttttacgGTTCGGTTTACATCTGGCGTATCCTCTTGCCCCATAAAGATACGTATCCTTTCGCCGTGACCATCTGCACAGAGGACTGCGCCAAAGGGTGATGCTGTTCAGAGGGCCTTGGGTGGTGCGCCGCCAACGCCTCCTCCTGCCACGCCTACTGACCTCAGCATCTTAACGCCTGCTAGACCTCTGCCTTCATCATGCTTCAGGTGCCCGAGATTCGAGCGCCTGACGAGGAGGCGGATGAGGACGATAAAACCTCCTCCTCCGGGCCTCTGAGCCTCTCCTCTCCGGCGATCTCTGTGCCCGCCGTGTCCCTCCACGTACCTTCGGATGACTCTTCTCCCGCCGGCGATGACCCCTGCGTCACCCTGCAAGTGCCTTGCATGGGGGACATGCCTCCGGGCCGTTTGGAGCCACCGCGGTCTCTCCACCTCTCGCTCCCGCCCTTCCCTCAGCCCAACATCCCCAGCCTTCTGCAGGTGCCTGGATTCCACGGTCCTCGGAGGAGACACTCCTGGATATGCGGGTATGTTGCGCGGAGTCAGGGCAGGCATGAACAGACAAAGCTTGCATGTTACGCGATAGGCAGTACAGGCGAAAATAAACAAACTTGCATAATCGCTAAACATGTGTAGGACAGTATGCAATACAGATTAATAAGCAAGCTTGAGAGTTTTATGATATGTCACACAAGTATATAGGATGATAGACAACAAGCACATGGAGGAATAAACATGTTTGACACACGATTCATAACACGCAcgggaaaaaatatacatcagAGGATACAAAATGAGCAAAAACACAGATAAATGTTAGATAATATGCTACACAGACGCATGATATGGACATTAGACTAATACATATGTTAAATACGCATGGCAATAGTGTTACTGTGATACGAAATAAGCTGAAGTAGTTTAAGCACAAATGTGTTATTTTACATATCAGGGTCTTATATAATGGCTTCGTTGTTCCTACCTATTGAACGATGTTAGTAAgtgattattttcttatctttctcattaGACTTCTTACGGCTTATCTTCTGATAACAGGTCTGAAATACGGAGAATGAGTAATTTAGTAAGATACCTTCTCGAATCAAagccttaagatttttttttcggtaATTAGACATATACAATAGATTTGAGTGTTGTAACTTTACATTGATAATGGCAACATAACGTTCATTACGCAACAGTGACTCTGAATAACGTTCATTTCtcattttgacaaaaaaaaaggttatttctaTATTTTAGATAGACGAGTACATCTGGTATGCTAATTTCATAGTCAGTGGTTTGCTCACCCACTCATGCAGCTCAATTCCTGTGTACGTTTGTTCGTGGCAAAGTTTGTAAAATTTATGCCCATGGGTGGTTTGAACtataaaaaatatcattaaagttattgctGCGAATGAAaacgaagcaaaaacaaaacaaaatcaaaacaaaacaaaaacaaaaaagtaagaagGCAGGATCAACTGAGTCCGTTAGTTCAGCAATTTCAAAGAGAGATTAGATAACTTTATCGATCTGAATTTCGTAAAGAACACATGTTTCCCGTCATCGTAGAGTAGAGTTCATAGTTTGCTAATATGTATTTGTAATGTCACAGTTCACATAAATTTACTGCTGAATAAGTATACTTAGTATTCATGAAACCAAACGTTAAAGGAACGCAatcgcgcgcgcgcacgcttgcgtatctgtgtgtgcgcgtgtgtgtgtgtgtgcgtgtgtgtgtgtgtgtgtgtgtgtgtgtgtgtgtgtgtgtgtgtgtgcgtacattatgaatatatatacagatatacacacacatacacatacacacgcatatatatatgtgtgtgtgtgtgtgtgtgtgtgtgatgttacacacacacacacacacatatatatatatgtgtatatatatttatttatacatatatttttatatctagccatatagatagatgtttgtgtgtgtgtgtgtgagttatgtatatacatgtttgtatacatatatttttctctctagccacctatctacctacctatctatctgtcaatctatatatctgtctatctatctatctatatatctatatatatagatataaattatatatatatgtatgtatgtatatatatatatatatatatattatatatatataggcatatatatctgtgtgtgtgtctgtagttttacacacacatatatatctgtatatgtatatatatatagatagatagatatagatatatgtgttacacacgcacacatatgtatatatatgtaatatttatatatatacatatacactcatgcatttataaatagatgtgtatatatataaatgtatatgtatatataaatgtatgtgtatatatgtgtacatgtatgtatattcatatatacatatgtatatatatacacataaatatgtttatacatagatatttatatatatatataaataaatgtgtgtatatatacacacatacatataaatatataaatatatatatacaagtatatataaataacacatacatacatatatatatatatatatatatatagatatatgtatatatatatacaagtatatataaataacacatatatacatatatatatatatatatatgtacatatatatacaatataaatactcatgtatgtgggtgtatgtggatatgtggcttcatatgtatatatataagt belongs to Penaeus chinensis breed Huanghai No. 1 chromosome 4, ASM1920278v2, whole genome shotgun sequence and includes:
- the LOC125025197 gene encoding uncharacterized protein LOC125025197, encoding MLQVPEIRAPDEEADEDDKTSSSGPLSLSSPAISVPAVSLHVPSDDSSPAGDDPCVTLQVPCMGDMPPGRLEPPRSLHLSLPPFPQPNIPSLLQVPGFHGPRRRHSWICGHAITVIMDWILCCAVGIDSFEPRNNGPAPASEKVRVAWKPTEQTSFA